In one Phycisphaerae bacterium genomic region, the following are encoded:
- a CDS encoding Na/Pi cotransporter family protein, which translates to MIKSMIFLTIGGLGLFFLGMTLMSNGLKQAAGQKLKKLLETLTRTPVMGVLVGALVTCLIQASGATSVMVVGLVNAGLLTLRQSLGVILGANIGTTITAWVVSLLGIGGLAVMKYALPAIGVGFLLQLVGKTQKSRGFGNIVLGLGLLFLGLTFMSDAFGPEGFNISESRVVQDALVRLGENPLLGVLAGAVITALLQSSSAFVAIVQVLAFKGAFGMDWGLVLRVVIPFILGSNIGTTITAPLAALPASRNSKRAAMGHVIFNVVGTVYFLPLLLMGVYTEIVKWVTPWELSQSTIMVYMAVAHSVFNIINTIIFLPLIGLLEVIVIKLIPVTKRELDKKPVVLERHLFRTPVLALEQAKREIIRMAKKAKEAVQQAIKGLLNDDERRLERARAGEDVTDEFQLAITSYLVGLSREQLSEEVSRELPVLLHTVNDLERVGDHAVNIAEIAERKIEQKIIFSTNANAEAAKLTQEIDRMFEKIVAALENSDIEAAKSALENEKNINKMQVDFRRSHVQRMNDGVCGAESGLIFIDFVDNVEKIGDHLTNIAQAVIGGLQWDGIEPKKVTSY; encoded by the coding sequence GTGATTAAAAGCATGATTTTCTTGACGATAGGGGGGCTGGGCCTGTTTTTTCTTGGAATGACGCTGATGTCGAACGGGCTAAAACAGGCGGCGGGGCAGAAACTTAAAAAACTTCTTGAGACACTGACAAGAACTCCTGTTATGGGTGTTCTGGTAGGAGCGCTTGTTACGTGTTTGATACAAGCAAGCGGAGCTACTTCCGTAATGGTCGTTGGTCTTGTAAATGCAGGGCTTTTGACATTAAGACAATCGCTGGGCGTCATTCTCGGAGCGAATATTGGAACAACAATAACGGCGTGGGTAGTTTCATTACTTGGTATCGGCGGGTTAGCTGTAATGAAGTATGCATTGCCGGCTATTGGGGTGGGTTTTCTGCTGCAACTTGTCGGGAAAACACAGAAAAGCAGGGGGTTTGGTAACATTGTGCTGGGTTTGGGGCTTTTGTTTTTGGGGCTTACGTTTATGAGCGATGCCTTCGGCCCGGAAGGATTTAACATAAGCGAAAGCAGGGTCGTGCAGGATGCCTTAGTTCGGTTAGGAGAAAATCCTTTACTTGGGGTTCTGGCGGGGGCTGTGATAACAGCGCTTTTACAGAGCAGTTCTGCATTTGTGGCGATAGTGCAGGTCCTGGCTTTCAAAGGTGCTTTCGGGATGGATTGGGGTTTGGTGCTGCGTGTTGTGATACCATTTATACTGGGTAGTAATATCGGTACAACAATTACAGCGCCATTGGCGGCCCTTCCGGCATCACGTAATTCCAAACGGGCAGCAATGGGACATGTTATATTCAATGTAGTGGGAACGGTTTATTTCCTGCCGTTATTGTTGATGGGAGTGTATACTGAAATAGTGAAGTGGGTTACGCCGTGGGAGTTGTCACAAAGCACGATAATGGTTTATATGGCCGTAGCTCACAGCGTGTTTAATATTATCAATACCATTATATTCCTGCCGCTTATCGGGTTGCTGGAAGTTATAGTGATAAAGCTTATTCCTGTTACAAAGAGGGAATTGGATAAGAAGCCGGTCGTGCTGGAAAGACATCTGTTCCGTACACCCGTGCTGGCGCTTGAGCAAGCCAAGCGAGAAATAATTCGAATGGCAAAGAAGGCCAAAGAGGCGGTCCAGCAAGCTATCAAGGGCCTGCTCAACGATGATGAGCGCAGACTGGAAAGGGCAAGGGCAGGCGAAGATGTTACCGATGAATTTCAGCTTGCGATTACATCGTACCTTGTTGGGCTGTCGAGAGAGCAGTTGTCGGAGGAGGTATCTAGGGAACTGCCGGTGCTTCTGCATACAGTTAATGACCTTGAACGAGTGGGCGACCACGCCGTTAACATCGCGGAAATCGCGGAGCGAAAAATTGAACAGAAGATAATTTTCAGCACGAATGCCAATGCTGAAGCGGCTAAATTAACACAAGAAATCGACCGGATGTTCGAAAAGATTGTAGCGGCACTGGAAAACAGCGATATAGAAGCGGCGAAATCGGCCCTCGAGAACGAAAAGAACATCAATAAGATGCAGGTGGATTTTCGCCGCAGCCACGTTCAGCGGATGAACGACGGGGTTTGCGGAGCGGAGTCAGGATTGATATTCATCGATTTTGTCGATAATGTCGAGAAAATCGGCGACCATCTCACAAATATCGCGCAGGCGGTAATAGGCGGTCTGCAATGGGATGGAATCGAGCCGAAAAAAGTTACTTCTTATTAA
- a CDS encoding NfeD family protein, with protein MKKPLRKFATILLCLLFLLTPNSAFEPNSVPMQGQTVKAVVIVCKGMIDNGLYKSIERRTQIALDAGAEYLIYEISTYGGLLQSADDISKYFILDVAKKAHTVAYITTEAISAGAMISVSCQDIIMRENTTIGDCAPIQIGAKLEGVEREKTESFTRAAFKRAAEANGYPDVLLKAMVTMQTEVYRVKNLKTGKKEFFEGHQLPDDKKKYDLDNKELVVKNDELLTLTASQAFEYGIARSVVGGRAEAMDFLAKRDGVIFAGEPISLETSWSEEMVRWLNSPAVMGVLVMLALLGVYIEFNTPGVGLPGLAAVICFAIIIGSKYLVGMANWVEVALFVIGLLLLMIEIFVLPGFGVVGFLGIIFILAGLFGMLVKNPPDKMPWPQTQLDWQLFNDGVLGLVFGFVGFAVLAWILTRYLPKLQFLSGLILIPTAAQQGGGVKVSMTAPPDEKNAGVNVGDIGEVVSTLRPAGKAKFGYAIVDVLAEAEFLDRGTKVEIIEIHGNRVVVRAAKS; from the coding sequence ATGAAGAAGCCATTGCGGAAATTTGCGACGATTTTATTGTGTCTGTTATTCTTACTGACGCCCAATTCGGCATTTGAGCCGAACAGTGTTCCAATGCAGGGGCAAACGGTCAAAGCGGTGGTAATCGTCTGCAAAGGGATGATTGACAACGGCCTATATAAGTCAATTGAGCGAAGGACACAAATTGCGCTCGATGCGGGAGCAGAGTACCTGATATATGAGATAAGCACATACGGCGGTCTTCTTCAATCGGCAGATGATATATCGAAGTACTTTATACTTGATGTTGCTAAGAAAGCCCACACTGTTGCCTATATAACAACCGAGGCGATATCAGCCGGCGCAATGATAAGTGTTTCTTGTCAGGACATAATAATGCGTGAAAACACCACCATAGGCGATTGCGCCCCCATTCAGATTGGTGCTAAGCTTGAGGGTGTCGAGCGGGAAAAGACCGAGAGCTTTACCCGTGCAGCGTTTAAGCGTGCAGCCGAGGCAAACGGTTACCCGGATGTTCTGCTAAAGGCAATGGTCACTATGCAAACGGAAGTTTACAGGGTGAAGAATCTAAAAACGGGCAAGAAAGAATTTTTCGAGGGGCATCAACTTCCGGATGACAAAAAAAAGTACGACTTGGACAACAAGGAATTGGTAGTAAAAAATGACGAGCTGTTAACACTCACCGCTTCCCAGGCTTTTGAATATGGTATAGCAAGGTCGGTTGTTGGCGGCAGGGCGGAGGCGATGGATTTTCTGGCCAAACGCGATGGTGTCATTTTTGCCGGTGAGCCGATATCGCTGGAAACCAGTTGGTCGGAAGAGATGGTCAGGTGGCTGAATTCTCCTGCAGTGATGGGGGTGCTGGTGATGCTGGCTCTGCTGGGGGTCTATATCGAATTTAATACGCCGGGTGTCGGTTTGCCGGGGCTGGCGGCGGTTATATGCTTTGCGATTATAATCGGCAGCAAATATCTCGTTGGAATGGCCAATTGGGTGGAAGTGGCGCTGTTTGTCATAGGTTTGCTTTTGCTGATGATAGAAATTTTTGTTCTGCCCGGCTTCGGAGTCGTAGGGTTTTTAGGAATAATATTCATATTGGCGGGCCTATTCGGCATGCTCGTCAAGAATCCACCTGACAAGATGCCGTGGCCGCAAACGCAGCTTGACTGGCAATTATTCAATGATGGTGTGCTGGGGCTGGTATTTGGTTTTGTCGGGTTCGCTGTTCTTGCGTGGATTCTTACAAGGTATCTGCCGAAGCTGCAGTTCCTCAGCGGGCTGATACTCATACCTACCGCTGCGCAGCAGGGCGGCGGAGTGAAAGTCAGTATGACTGCCCCGCCTGACGAAAAAAATGCCGGCGTAAATGTCGGGGATATCGGTGAGGTGGTTTCGACACTGCGGCCTGCGGGAAAAGCTAAATTCGGCTATGCAATAGTAGATGTGCTTGCCGAAGCAGAGTTCCTTGACAGAGGAACAAAGGTAGAGATAATCGAAATTCACGGCAATAGGGTCGTTGTCAGGGCTGCAAAGAGTTAA
- a CDS encoding NfeD family protein: MDWWLAFAVFLYLTCAALIIAEVFIPSGGLISVCALACLVGGVVIFFRHSAATGWVGVIIAIIMIPSVLVIAYKIFPKTKFGKSVILVPSERQRGDAIADTPELKELLGAVGVVLTPLRPVGMCDFSGQRVECVAEGGYVDKGKKIKVIHVEGTQLTVRVIEEN, encoded by the coding sequence ATGGACTGGTGGCTTGCTTTTGCTGTTTTTTTATATTTAACGTGTGCGGCGTTGATAATAGCCGAAGTGTTTATACCAAGCGGCGGGCTGATAAGTGTCTGTGCACTGGCCTGTTTGGTGGGGGGGGTAGTGATATTTTTCCGTCACAGCGCCGCAACAGGCTGGGTGGGCGTGATTATTGCTATTATAATGATACCATCGGTACTGGTCATCGCTTATAAGATATTTCCGAAAACCAAATTCGGCAAGAGTGTAATACTTGTGCCGTCAGAGCGTCAGCGAGGCGACGCCATAGCTGATACACCCGAACTAAAAGAGCTGCTCGGCGCTGTCGGCGTGGTCCTTACGCCGCTGCGGCCGGTGGGGATGTGTGATTTTTCGGGACAAAGGGTTGAATGTGTCGCTGAAGGTGGTTATGTTGATAAAGGCAAGAAGATTAAAGTCATCCACGTGGAAGGGACTCAATTGACTGTTCGTGTTATAGAAGAGAACTAA
- the floA gene encoding flotillin-like protein FloA (flotillin-like protein involved in membrane lipid rafts) — protein sequence MSNLINTILAAESPVRVVGVAVLVVLVLVVLGLFLLFLKFFRLWLQAKLSRADVKFSELIGMWLRKVDTRTIVISKITAVQAGLSLTTRDLESHYLAGGRVPNVVRALVAADRANIDLSLKTATAIDLAGRDILDAVQTSVNPKVIDCPDPKKGKDTIDAVAQDGIQLKAKARVTVRANIQRLVGGATEETVIARVGEGIVTTIGSAVTYKNVLENPDKISKSVLAKGLDAGTAFEILSIDIADVDVGVNVGAELQKHQAQADLVRAQAEAEKRRAMAFAREQEMRALVVENEARVPLAIAEAFQKGNLGIMDYYRLKNINADTEMRDSIAKPKKHE from the coding sequence ATGAGTAATTTGATAAATACAATCCTGGCGGCAGAAAGCCCGGTAAGAGTTGTCGGAGTGGCGGTCTTAGTCGTTCTCGTACTGGTAGTATTGGGATTATTTTTGTTGTTTTTGAAGTTTTTCAGGTTATGGCTGCAGGCCAAATTGTCCCGGGCAGATGTCAAATTCTCCGAGCTTATCGGAATGTGGCTGCGAAAGGTCGATACGAGAACCATAGTTATAAGCAAGATAACCGCCGTTCAGGCGGGTCTGAGTCTAACGACGCGGGATTTGGAAAGTCATTATTTAGCCGGCGGGCGGGTGCCAAATGTAGTACGTGCATTAGTAGCTGCTGACAGAGCGAACATCGATTTGTCTTTGAAGACAGCGACTGCAATTGACCTCGCAGGTCGGGATATTCTTGATGCCGTTCAGACGAGCGTCAATCCGAAGGTAATTGACTGTCCCGACCCCAAAAAGGGCAAGGATACAATAGACGCCGTTGCCCAGGACGGCATTCAGTTGAAGGCAAAGGCGCGTGTAACGGTGCGTGCAAATATTCAACGATTGGTCGGTGGAGCAACTGAAGAGACGGTTATTGCACGTGTAGGCGAGGGAATTGTAACTACTATCGGCAGTGCGGTAACGTATAAGAACGTACTGGAAAATCCGGACAAAATCTCAAAGTCGGTTTTGGCCAAAGGGCTTGATGCCGGGACGGCTTTTGAGATTTTATCCATCGATATTGCGGATGTCGATGTGGGCGTGAACGTCGGGGCGGAACTGCAGAAGCACCAGGCCCAGGCAGATTTAGTTCGGGCACAGGCCGAGGCGGAAAAACGCAGGGCCATGGCATTTGCACGTGAGCAGGAAATGCGGGCGCTGGTCGTAGAGAACGAGGCAAGGGTGCCGCTGGCAATCGCCGAAGCTTTCCAGAAAGGCAATCTCGGCATTATGGACTACTATCGATTGAAAAATATAAATGCAGATACCGAGATGCGGGATTCTATCGCAAAACCAAAAAAACATGAGTAA
- a CDS encoding tetratricopeptide repeat protein, whose protein sequence is MSRLLEILGRGMTVDTTELIWHWLNNESSQIQQLDKIIELMGTRKFDTAQEQLRLYLFENPSCTYGRLASAAMCLQQNRLDAAIEELNSVYSRQPNNTMALYALGHCYERLGKESEAAEFYQDCLKFKNYLQLPRQRLAAIYFKNGQLEKTTAEYELLRNEYPDDLPTLLALGHLYIAGAKYVKAIETFNTAILIHPDNFHADDNSLDGLIADGQLHEAAEQLENLIEAQPDRADLLVRYADVLSMLGATTEAVSRYEDAIRLCPGFLDATIKLGTHYLQMHDERLAAQQFNRAVEINDQIVDAYIGLAIGQKSAGNVSGALLTLSLAAAIDANSSLLLAETATLQFKTDFVINPESHEEDGSISLIENDSINLIEDVIGIHQQQIANRPQNPDLHYRLGVLMMSVGKLNEAAKLLQTALEINPTYARAKSKLAACLFETGQRQSALECLTGPDRLDKDTLELHYKAALLYCDSLKFASSLINLNRTLDNNFTSADATVNISIVLQNLGLLDRAAAMWDNLSDTASQALKSQL, encoded by the coding sequence ATGAGCAGATTGCTTGAAATTCTCGGCAGGGGGATGACGGTCGACACAACCGAGCTGATATGGCATTGGCTGAACAACGAATCTTCACAGATACAGCAGTTAGATAAAATCATTGAGCTGATGGGCACCAGAAAGTTCGACACCGCCCAAGAGCAGCTAAGACTGTATCTTTTTGAAAATCCCTCCTGCACATATGGGCGATTGGCATCGGCAGCAATGTGTCTGCAGCAAAACCGGCTGGACGCCGCCATCGAAGAGTTAAACTCTGTCTATTCGCGTCAGCCTAACAATACAATGGCTCTTTATGCACTGGGGCACTGTTATGAGCGCCTCGGCAAAGAGTCTGAAGCCGCGGAGTTTTATCAGGATTGTCTGAAGTTCAAAAACTATTTACAGCTTCCCAGGCAACGGCTGGCTGCCATTTATTTCAAAAACGGCCAATTGGAAAAGACCACAGCCGAATATGAGCTGTTAAGGAACGAATATCCCGATGACCTGCCAACGTTGTTAGCGCTTGGTCATTTATATATTGCCGGCGCCAAATATGTAAAGGCCATTGAAACATTTAACACCGCAATTTTAATACACCCGGACAATTTTCACGCTGATGATAATAGTTTAGATGGGCTCATTGCCGACGGCCAGCTTCACGAGGCAGCCGAGCAGCTTGAAAATTTAATAGAAGCACAGCCAGACAGGGCGGATTTGTTAGTCAGATACGCCGATGTGCTTAGTATGCTGGGCGCTACAACAGAGGCAGTTTCACGGTATGAAGACGCGATTCGCCTTTGCCCGGGTTTCCTGGATGCGACGATAAAGCTTGGAACGCACTATTTGCAGATGCACGATGAGCGCCTCGCCGCCCAGCAATTTAATAGAGCAGTTGAGATAAATGACCAGATAGTTGATGCGTATATCGGACTTGCAATTGGCCAAAAATCAGCCGGCAATGTCTCGGGCGCCTTACTAACATTATCGCTGGCTGCGGCGATAGACGCCAACAGCTCCTTGCTGCTTGCCGAAACAGCCACCCTGCAGTTCAAAACAGATTTTGTCATAAATCCTGAGTCTCACGAAGAAGACGGCTCAATCAGCCTAATCGAGAATGACTCAATTAACCTGATTGAGGATGTGATTGGTATCCATCAGCAGCAAATCGCTAACCGTCCGCAAAATCCGGATTTGCATTATAGGCTCGGAGTTCTAATGATGAGCGTCGGAAAGCTAAATGAGGCTGCCAAGCTACTGCAGACCGCTTTGGAGATAAACCCAACCTATGCCAGGGCCAAGAGCAAGCTGGCGGCATGCCTGTTCGAAACCGGCCAGAGGCAGAGCGCACTGGAGTGTCTTACTGGTCCAGACCGTCTCGATAAGGATACTCTCGAGCTGCATTATAAAGCGGCCTTGCTTTATTGTGATAGCCTCAAGTTTGCATCGTCGCTCATCAATCTCAACCGCACACTGGATAACAATTTCACCTCCGCCGATGCTACAGTGAACATTTCAATAGTTCTTCAAAACCTTGGCCTGTTAGACAGGGCTGCTGCTATGTGGGACAATCTTTCGGACACAGCTTCGCAGGCACTCAAAAGTCAATTATAA
- a CDS encoding response regulator, with amino-acid sequence MKPVKPGKEKEKTPVVLVVDDNQQNLELLQAYLEDVDCETVPAHDGPEALEIIGNNPPDLILLDVMMPKMSGFEVCKRIKNDPKTSDIPIIMVTALNEFGDIERGIDSGTDDFLSKPVNKLELMTRVKIMLKLKHITDKLERTLAYLSEIEKQAQVAKLGSE; translated from the coding sequence ATGAAACCAGTAAAGCCAGGAAAAGAGAAAGAAAAAACGCCGGTAGTGCTGGTCGTTGACGACAATCAGCAAAATCTTGAACTGCTACAGGCTTATCTTGAGGATGTGGACTGCGAGACAGTCCCTGCGCATGACGGCCCGGAGGCGCTGGAGATTATAGGAAACAATCCTCCTGATTTGATTCTACTGGATGTGATGATGCCCAAAATGAGCGGGTTCGAGGTCTGTAAGAGAATAAAAAACGACCCCAAGACCAGTGACATCCCCATAATAATGGTAACTGCGCTTAACGAATTCGGCGATATTGAACGCGGCATTGATTCGGGCACGGACGATTTTTTAAGCAAACCAGTGAACAAACTGGAGCTTATGACACGGGTCAAAATAATGCTGAAGTTAAAGCATATAACCGACAAACTCGAACGCACATTAGCTTACCTAAGCGAGATAGAAAAACAGGCACAGGTAGCAAAACTTGGCTCAGAATAG
- a CDS encoding type 1 glutamine amidotransferase, with product MAPKKIAIMVDEMYQVLEVWYPYYRLREGGFEVDFVAVEAKKEYHSKEGYPCVSNVAAGKADAGDYACMIVPGGFAPDFMRRSADVIKFANNMVNAGKVIAAICHGGWLLCSTKIYNGRKATCFMSIKDDVKNAGAEYMDTECVVDGNLITSRKPDDLPAFCTAILKALKK from the coding sequence ATGGCACCAAAGAAGATAGCTATTATGGTTGACGAAATGTACCAGGTTCTCGAAGTCTGGTACCCTTACTACCGGCTCAGGGAAGGGGGGTTTGAGGTCGATTTCGTTGCAGTAGAGGCAAAAAAAGAATACCATTCGAAAGAGGGCTATCCCTGCGTTTCGAATGTCGCGGCCGGCAAAGCCGACGCCGGCGATTATGCCTGTATGATTGTGCCGGGCGGTTTTGCCCCGGATTTTATGCGAAGAAGTGCGGATGTTATAAAATTCGCAAACAATATGGTAAATGCTGGCAAAGTCATAGCGGCTATCTGCCACGGCGGATGGCTGTTGTGCAGCACGAAAATCTATAACGGCAGGAAAGCTACCTGTTTTATGTCAATTAAAGATGATGTCAAAAACGCAGGGGCTGAATATATGGATACCGAGTGTGTCGTTGACGGCAATTTGATTACATCCCGCAAACCGGATGATTTACCGGCTTTCTGCACAGCAATTTTAAAGGCCTTGAAAAAATAA